In Actinoplanes lobatus, the DNA window GAAGAACTCCCGTCCCATGATGATCGGTGTGCCGGTACGCCCGACCCGGTACGCCCATTCCAGGTCTTCCACGCCGTACCCGTGGAAGTCGAGGTCGAACCAGAGGCGGTGTTCGACGACCAGTGGGCGGGGCAGGGCCACCAGCGCGGTCCAGGCGAACGACCAGGGGATGACGTGGCGGGCCGTGATGCGGGGGTCCTGCTGTCCGGGGCCGGTGGTCTCCAGGTCGGCGAGCAGTTTGCGGTAGTGCTCGAACGGCAGCGCCCGGACCTCGGTGACGTCGCCGGTGTTGTTGTCGTAGTCGATCATCTGGCCGACGACGCAGATGTTCTGCCCGTACGCGAAATGGTGGTGAAAGAGGTCTTCCAGGCATCGCGGCGGCAGGGCCATGTCGACGTCCATGAGCACCACCACGTCGCCGGTCGCCTGGCGTAGCGCCTGGTTGCGGGCGTGGCCGACCTGCCAGGGTCGCGACGACAGCACGGAGACGATGTCGAGGCGGCCGGTGAACTCCCGGCAGACGTCGAGGTATTCGGTGCTGTACTCCATGGCGCCGACGACCACTTCGAACTCGCCGCTGCTCAGTGTCTGCTCGGCGAGGGCGGCCAGGGCGAGCCGCAGG includes these proteins:
- a CDS encoding glycosyltransferase; the protein is MSDPKISVVVPYRNRADNLRLALAALAEQTLSSGEFEVVVGAMEYSTEYLDVCREFTGRLDIVSVLSSRPWQVGHARNQALRQATGDVVVLMDVDMALPPRCLEDLFHHHFAYGQNICVVGQMIDYDNNTGDVTEVRALPFEHYRKLLADLETTGPGQQDPRITARHVIPWSFAWTALVALPRPLVVEHRLWFDLDFHGYGVEDLEWAYRVGRTGTPIIMGREFFGVHLPHVRDVAANRRTETPNYRRFLAKWPGPDVELACAFGDFEANERYTEFRRLAGTLTVVRATVDGRSELIAGVPAGTTGVLPAGATDVRVLPLAGLALPYPDGSIDRCRAHDAVHALPDPYRANILAELRRVGNPA